The Saccharomycodes ludwigii strain NBRC 1722 chromosome II, whole genome shotgun sequence genome window below encodes:
- a CDS encoding uncharacterized protein (similar to Saccharomyces cerevisiae YDR144C | MKC7 | Multicopy suppressor of Kex2 Cold sensitivity (paralog of YLR120C | YPS1)), with protein MAQHRKNISFLLFLLLLSLPLFTNASLVSSAKNGNYASLNFQKKIGVDYANAIPVDQSKHSKPYVIKHVAKTTNKNTPTNSNDTDVSFEIVNLINFYAAEIGIGSPEIQNVTVLLDTGSSDLWVVGSDNPYCDANFDLDSSDIEEYDEEFVEYLDENDIGLDVDEKEVVITTEDFDNLVGKRFISDELEKKKFPKRDVYSGGDDDGDDIDSAISDAFNSYSDDIWNYYTSAIDGFYTQTYNDYTSTYDNTIATDCELYGTFDSNKSKTFKKNDTEFYIVYGDDSSALGNWATDKVYVDGLEVDGLTFAVANMSDSSTGVLGIGLMTDEATEFDASAVLHQSKNFTYPNLPVVLKQNGIINSTSYSLYLNDSDSSSGTVLFGAVDHSKYLGQLYTLPLINIYKKYGIKNVTEFDVTLQGLGFVDGDNNYTFTNTKIPALLDSGTTLLYLPDYLLEYIADSFSAYYTEDLGLYIIGCDKVSDDQYMVFDFGGFHINIPFVDFVLTTDDEDICVLGISGSGDLNNAILGDSFLRSTYVVYDLDNLEIAMAPANSSSSSSLSLSMVEGEDNVSNLDKDAEVQKKHTTASSNSSSSDNKSKDSSSGSSSSSSVNNITNTLSASYSYATGNNIEVIGTTIPRAIKAPGYSNTWTDFVTRFNTSGNIFTIFNATNNYFPTVSISTNSSSTYKSTGAFGSKTSRSYETGHKKYHSFATYIIKAATNNSSNSTTSTTSKNGAVNTHYGNASIFGLMSLLLGVVISLM; from the coding sequence atggcACAACAccgaaaaaatatttcttttttgctttttttactactattatcaCTTCCACTTTTCACCAATGCATCATTGGTTTCTAGTGCTAAAAATGGGAACTATGCGTCCTTGAATTtccaaaagaaaataggTGTAGATTACGCAAATGCTATTCCAGTCGACCAAAGCAAACATTCTAAGCCATATGTTATTAAACATGTTGCCAAAACTACCAACAAAAACACTCCTACTAATTCTAATGACACAGATGTTTCCTTTGAAATAGTTAATCTAATTAACTTTTATGCAGCTGAGATTGGGATTGGTAGTCCGGAGATACAAAATGTTACGGTTTTATTAGACACAGGGTCTAGCGATTTGTGGGTTGTAGGTAGTGATAATCCATATTGTGATGCCAATTTTGATTTGGATAGTTCAGACATAGAGGAATATGACGAAGAATTTGTTGAATATTTggatgaaaatgatattgGATTAGATGTGGACGAAAAAGAAGTTGTCATTACTACTGAAGACTTTGATAACTTAGTTGgtaaaagatttatttctgacgaattggaaaaaaaaaaattcccTAAAAGAGATGTTTATAGTGGTGGcgatgatgatggtgatgATATTGATTCTGCCATTAGCGATGCTTTTAATTCTTATTCAGATGATATCTGGAATTATTATACTTCTGCTATTGATGGTTTTTATACCCAAACTTATAATGATTACACTTCCACATATGATAATACCATTGCAACCGATTGCGAGTTATATGGTACTTTTGACTCGAACAAATCTAAGACCTTTAAGAAGAATGATACAGAATTCTATATTGTCTATGGTGACGATTCATCTGCGTTGGGTAATTGGGCTACTGATAAAGTATATGTAGATGGTCTTGAAGTTGATGGTTTAACTTTTGCTGTTGCCAATATGAGTGATTCTAGTACTGGTGTACTAGGAATTGGTTTGATGACTGATGAAGCTACCGAATTTGATGCATCTGCTGTTCTACATCAAAGTAAAAACTTCACTTATCCAAACCTACCAGTTGTTCTAAAGCAGAAcggtattattaattcaaCATCGTATTCCTTATACTTGAATGATTCTGATTCTTCTTCAGGTACTGTACTATTTGGTGCTGTTGACCATTCGAAATATTTAGGTCAATTATATACTTTACCTTTAATCAATAtctacaaaaaatatggtATCAAGAATGTCACTGAATTTGATGTTACATTACAAGGGTTAGGTTTTGTAGATGGTGACAACAACTATACTTTTACAAACACCAAGATTCCAGCTCTATTAGATTCTGGTACCACTTTACTTTATTTACCAGACTATTTACTTGAATACATAGCTGATTCTTTTTCCGCTTATTATACGGAAGACTTGGGTCTTTATATTATTGGCTGCGATAAAGTTTCTGATGATCAATATATGGTTTTTGATTTTGGTGGGTTTCACATTAATATTCCAtttgttgattttgttttaactactgatgatgaagatattTGTGTGTTAGGTATTTCTGGTAGTGGTGATTTGAACAATGCTATTTTGGGCGATTCATTTTTGAGATCTACATATGTTGTTTACGATTTGGACAATTTAGAAATTGCCATGGCTCCAGCTAATTcctcctcttcctcttctttatctttatcCATGGTGGAAGGTGAAGACAATGTTTCCAATTTGGACAAAGATGCAGAggttcaaaaaaaacatacaaCTGCTAGTAGCAACAGTAGCAGTAGTGAcaataaaagtaaagatAGTAGCAGcggcagcagcagcagcagcagtgttaataatattactaatacTTTGTCTGCTTCATATAGTTATGCAACTGGAAACAATATTGAAGTTATTGGTACCACCATACCACGTGCCATCAAGGCCCCAGGTTACTCAAACACTTGGACTGATTTTGTTACAAGATTTAATACTAGcggtaatatttttactattttcaatgctacaaataattatttcCCAACTGTTTCTATTTCAACTAATTCATCCTCGACCTACAAATCGACTGGAGCTTTTGGCAGTAAAACCAGCAGGTCTTATGAAACAGGCCATAAGAAATACCATTCTTTTGCCACGTATATAATCAAGGCAGCCACTAACAATAGCAGTAATAGCACTACCAGTACGACCAGTAAGAATGGTGCTGTAAACACTCACTATGGCAATGCTTCTATCTTTGGATTAATGTCATTATTACTTGGTGTGGTTATTAGCTTAATGTAA
- a CDS encoding uncharacterized protein (similar to Saccharomyces cerevisiae YLR120C | YPS1 | YaPSin (paralog of YDR144C | MKC7)) has translation MNFGSRNEDTGYNSTVKFIQFDMDQINGNSGGSTTHADANKRHYYNTTSNYVLKLIESQESFYSIDLCIGQPQCQKVTVLLDTGSSDLWIMSHNNKYCKEITSTVEIGTNKINCNKYGTFDVNKSKSFITIPNSKYLVEYLDDTRVEGIWGIDKFWLQGGNSDDYILDLPFGVGFDSNSTVGVLGIGIPRHSKTDNKKFQITYQTENLPMRLYNKGLIEWPLYSIYLVNDDYDYDGDGVESSQILFGAVDNSKYEIGTLKTFKMINSENPSLPPFKLEIPLTNIYLGNNSISSIGDTKDSNKGNKKFIGCILDTGSTFNHFPQVAFDSLVHLVKREFGDDAIRYSNISDGTSSNTGEFTGSTSKNGPYCYLRINNTEKDYNKLEQMELKIEFSSYHNITIKLSDLLLQNIPILVADPLTSTTTIANTSISRVTQIEYIIGVFPNEKLHSIILGKLFMKKVYTIFDLKNFHISIGNVKVNTVNNRNSGSRISWNKIIKSVVYYNVAKNIGLEKSLSMDGSVTGSHTWEVAFDNVYNNRGMRGCYYSYKCSVILMPLLLIVLLLL, from the coding sequence ATGAATTTTGGCAGTAGAAATGAAGACACAGGGTATAACAGTACTGTGAAGTTTATACAATTCGATATGGATCAGATAAATGGGAATTCCGGGGGTAGCACCACCCATGCAGATGCCAATAAAAggcattattataatactACATCAAATTATGTGCTCAAACTTATAGAATCCCAGGAAAGTTTTTATTCGATAGATTTATGTATTGGCCAGCCACAATGTCAAAAAGTAACCGTTTTGCTAGATACCGGCTCAAGTGACTTATGGATTATGagtcataataataagtatTGCAAAGAAATTACTTCAACCGTTGAAATCGGCacgaataaaataaattgtaaTAAATATGGTACATTCGatgtaaataaatcaaaaagttttattactatacCCAATTCTAAATACCTGGTCGAATATTTAGATGATACTAGAGTGGAAGGGATATGGGGGATTGATAAATTTTGGCTTCAAGGTGGAAATAGCGATGATTACATATTAGATTTACCGTTCGGGGTCGGGTTTGATTCTAATTCCACTGTAGGTGTACTAGGAATAGGAATACCCAGGCACTCGAAAACagacaataaaaaatttcaaataacATATCAAACGGAAAATTTACCAATGAGACTATATAATAAGGGGTTAATTGAATGGCCATTATATTCAATATATCTAGTTAatgatgattatgattatgatgGTGATGGTGTAGAAAGTtcacaaatattatttggtGCAGTTGACAATTCCAAATATGAAATTGGTACAttgaaaacatttaaaatgATAAATTCAGAAAATCCTAGTTTACCACCTTTTAAGTTAGAAATCCCATTAACCAATATATATCTAGGCAACAATAGTATCAGTAGTATTGGCGATACAAAAGATAGTAAtaaaggaaataaaaaatttataggATGCATTTTAGATACCGGTTCTACATTTAACCATTTCCCACAAGTGGCATTTGATAGTTTGGTACACTTGGTTAAAAGAGAATTTGGTGATGATGCAATACGGTATTCTAATATCAGCGATGGTACCAGTAGTAACACGGGTGAGTTTACTGGAAGTACTTCTAAAAATGGGCCCTATTGCTATTTGagaattaataataccgAAAAAGATTATAACAAATTAGAACAAATGGAACTCAAAATTGAATTTTCTTCATATCATAATATAACTATAAAATTAAGCGATTTActattacaaaatatacCTATATTGGTCGCAGATCCGCTCACCAGTACCACCACCATTGCTAATACTAGCATTAGTAGGGTTACTCAAATTGAATATATAATTGGTGTTTTCCccaatgaaaaattacattctataattttaggaaaactttttatgaaaaaagtttacactatatttgatttaaaaaattttcatatATCTATAGGTAATGTGAAAGTTAATACAGTGAATAACAGAAACAGTGGTAGTAGAATTAGTTGgaataaaatcattaaatCGGTCGTTTATTATAATGTAGCTAAGAATATTGGACTTGAGAAATCATTAAGTATGGATGGTAGTGTTACTGGTAGTCATACCTGGGAAGTTGCATTTGATAATGTTTACAACAACAGAGGCATGAGAggttgttattattcttataaATGCAGTGTAATATTGatgccattattattgatagtcttattactattataa